A genome region from Bacillaceae bacterium IKA-2 includes the following:
- a CDS encoding ABC transporter permease, which produces MIHKWFNRGKITNILIPVIAVFLGILVGAIIMLVTGQNPIVGYGALISGVFGDIYYVGEMFRMMTPLILAGLAVAFAFRTGLFNIGVEGQLIVGWLASVTVGILIDAPMYIHLPLAIFAGGLAGALWGFIPGILKAKFFVHEVIVTIMLNYVALHIANFLIRSYLLAPGERTEKIQVTASLASPFLQSMTDYSRLHYGFLIAILGCFILWFILWKTTLGYELRAVGYNKHASDYAGINVKRNIVLAMVISGSFAGVAGAMEGLGTYGYMSILAGFTGTGFDGIAVALLGANTAIGVVLAATLFGALKVGAPNMQSQAGVPPELVEIVIALIIFFVASSYLIRWVINRLQKEDK; this is translated from the coding sequence ATGATTCATAAATGGTTCAATAGAGGAAAGATAACTAATATCCTCATCCCTGTAATTGCTGTATTTTTAGGTATTTTGGTTGGAGCAATAATTATGTTAGTTACTGGTCAAAATCCAATTGTAGGTTATGGAGCTCTTATCTCTGGAGTTTTTGGAGACATTTATTATGTGGGTGAAATGTTTCGCATGATGACACCTTTAATCTTAGCTGGTTTAGCTGTAGCTTTTGCGTTTCGCACTGGTTTATTTAATATTGGAGTAGAGGGACAGTTAATCGTTGGTTGGCTAGCTAGCGTTACAGTTGGGATTTTAATTGATGCGCCTATGTATATTCATTTACCATTGGCAATTTTTGCAGGTGGACTTGCAGGTGCATTATGGGGCTTTATACCAGGAATACTTAAAGCTAAGTTTTTTGTACATGAAGTTATCGTAACAATTATGTTAAATTATGTTGCTTTACACATAGCTAATTTTTTAATTCGTTCATATTTGCTTGCTCCTGGAGAACGAACGGAAAAAATTCAAGTAACAGCTTCCCTTGCTTCACCATTTTTACAATCAATGACCGATTACTCAAGGCTTCACTACGGTTTTTTAATTGCAATATTAGGTTGTTTTATTCTATGGTTTATATTATGGAAAACAACGTTAGGCTATGAACTGCGAGCTGTAGGCTATAATAAACATGCTTCGGATTATGCGGGGATTAATGTTAAGCGAAACATTGTTCTTGCAATGGTTATTTCAGGTAGTTTCGCTGGTGTAGCTGGTGCTATGGAAGGTTTAGGTACTTACGGATACATGTCCATATTAGCTGGGTTTACTGGTACTGGATTTGACGGAATTGCCGTAGCGCTTTTAGGTGCTAACACAGCTATTGGTGTCGTTCTAGCTGCTACATTATTTGGAGCATTAAAGGTAGGGGCACCAAACATGCAATCCCAAGCAGGTGTTCCACCTGAACTTGTAGAAATTGTTATCGCCTTAATAATTTTCTTCGTAGCATCAAGTTACTTAATTCGATGGGTTATTAATCGTCTTCAAAAGGAGGACAAATAA
- a CDS encoding ABC transporter permease, with translation MDVMQILALVIPAAIFSASPLILTGLGGLFSERSGVVNIGLEGLMVIGAFTGIVSTLYFEGLGLGGISPWIGLIVAILSGAIFSLFHAVASITLKADQIVSGVALNFLAIGLSVFLVKIIFQKGQTDYVQVPFVRFNVPFLSDIPLIGPMFFQKAYMTSYLAILLAFIVWYIIYYSPFGLRLRSVGEHPMAADTMGINVNRMRYIAVMLSGAFAGAGGAIFAITTSQNFAGNTIAGQGFMALAALIFGKWHPMGVLAAALFFGLAQSLSITGQQIPLLQNVPQVYLLIAPYVLTILALAGFVGKAEAPKAIGKPYEKGNR, from the coding sequence ATGGATGTTATGCAAATACTTGCCCTAGTTATACCAGCAGCCATTTTCTCGGCATCACCGTTAATTTTAACCGGACTCGGAGGTCTTTTCAGTGAAAGATCTGGTGTTGTAAATATCGGATTAGAAGGTTTAATGGTTATAGGCGCGTTTACAGGTATTGTTTCAACCCTTTATTTTGAAGGTTTAGGTTTAGGCGGAATTTCTCCTTGGATTGGTTTAATAGTAGCAATTCTTTCTGGAGCAATCTTTTCGTTGTTTCATGCAGTTGCGTCTATTACGCTAAAAGCTGATCAAATAGTAAGTGGTGTGGCGTTAAACTTTTTAGCTATTGGTTTATCTGTGTTTTTAGTTAAAATCATTTTCCAAAAAGGTCAAACTGATTATGTTCAAGTTCCATTTGTTCGTTTTAACGTACCTTTTTTAAGTGATATTCCTTTAATTGGACCAATGTTCTTTCAAAAAGCATATATGACTTCATATTTAGCAATATTGTTAGCATTTATTGTTTGGTATATCATCTATTATTCACCGTTTGGACTTCGCCTTCGTTCTGTAGGTGAGCACCCAATGGCTGCAGATACGATGGGGATAAATGTAAATCGTATGAGATATATTGCTGTTATGCTTAGTGGAGCTTTTGCAGGAGCAGGCGGTGCAATCTTTGCAATTACTACGTCACAAAATTTTGCAGGTAACACGATTGCTGGACAAGGTTTTATGGCTTTAGCCGCATTGATTTTTGGTAAATGGCATCCAATGGGAGTGCTCGCCGCGGCCTTGTTCTTTGGATTAGCGCAATCGTTAAGTATTACAGGACAACAAATACCTTTATTGCAAAACGTTCCACAAGTATACTTACTAATCGCTCCGTACGTCTTAACAATACTTGCTTTAGCAGGCTTTGTTGGTAAAGCTGAGGCACCAAAAGCAATTGGAAAACCGTATGAAAAAGGAAATAGATAA
- a CDS encoding bifunctional GNAT family N-acetyltransferase/carbon-nitrogen hydrolase family protein: MKELDVSKYEKKIELRLITKEDFQEILELQKRCFRNMDPWKLDQLESHIEIFPEGQFCVEYEGEIIGSCSSLIVNFDEYDDQHTWDEITDKGYISNHDPEGYNLYGMEVMVHPDFRRMKIGRRLYEARHELARNLNLKSIIIGGRIPNYREHAGEYTPRQYGEAVMLHNIYDPVLTFQVMNGFTLKRINKNYLEDDSASMKYATLMEWNNVDYQPSTKRHFKTSFPVRICVIQYSMKKIDAFEDFAKQCEFYVDVAASYESDFAVFPEIFTAQLLSFIEEKSPSQSIRKLTEYTEEYISLFTELAVKYNVNVIGGSHFVEEEGKIYNIAYLFRRDGTIEKQYKIHITPNERKYWGISGGDKIEVFDTDCGKIAIQICYDIEFPELARIATDKGANIIFTPFCTDERQGFLRVKYCAQARAIENQIYTVISGTVGNLSEVENMDIQYAQSGIYTPSDFTFPRDGIEGECATNIETVIIGDVDLELLRRHRKSGNVTHLKDRRKDLYQINYKQ, encoded by the coding sequence ATGAAAGAACTTGATGTTTCGAAATATGAAAAAAAGATAGAATTAAGACTAATAACAAAAGAAGATTTTCAAGAAATACTGGAATTACAAAAAAGATGTTTTCGTAATATGGATCCGTGGAAGCTCGATCAACTTGAAAGTCACATCGAAATCTTCCCAGAAGGACAATTTTGTGTAGAATATGAAGGGGAAATTATCGGATCATGTTCTAGTTTAATTGTAAATTTTGATGAATATGATGATCAACATACGTGGGATGAAATCACCGATAAAGGCTACATTAGCAATCATGACCCAGAAGGCTATAATTTATATGGGATGGAAGTGATGGTTCACCCAGACTTTCGTCGTATGAAAATTGGTAGGAGACTTTATGAAGCAAGACATGAATTAGCTAGAAATTTAAATTTAAAAAGTATTATTATCGGAGGAAGGATCCCAAATTATCGTGAACATGCAGGCGAATATACACCTAGACAATATGGAGAAGCGGTTATGCTCCACAACATCTACGACCCTGTTTTAACATTCCAAGTAATGAACGGCTTTACACTAAAACGAATTAATAAAAATTATTTAGAGGACGATAGTGCTTCAATGAAATATGCAACGTTAATGGAATGGAATAACGTCGATTATCAACCAAGTACGAAACGACATTTTAAAACGTCATTTCCAGTTCGTATTTGTGTAATTCAATATAGTATGAAAAAAATTGACGCCTTTGAAGATTTTGCAAAGCAGTGTGAGTTTTACGTTGATGTAGCAGCCAGCTATGAATCTGATTTCGCTGTATTTCCGGAAATCTTTACTGCACAACTTTTATCATTTATTGAGGAAAAATCACCAAGTCAATCAATTCGTAAGCTTACAGAGTATACAGAAGAATATATATCGTTATTTACTGAACTTGCTGTAAAGTACAATGTTAATGTTATTGGTGGATCGCATTTTGTTGAAGAGGAAGGAAAAATTTACAACATTGCCTATTTATTTAGACGTGATGGTACTATTGAAAAGCAATACAAAATTCATATTACACCAAATGAACGAAAGTATTGGGGAATATCAGGTGGAGACAAGATCGAGGTCTTTGATACTGATTGTGGTAAAATTGCGATTCAAATATGCTATGATATTGAGTTTCCGGAGTTAGCTCGGATTGCAACTGACAAAGGCGCTAACATAATTTTTACCCCATTTTGTACGGATGAGAGACAAGGATTTTTGCGGGTGAAATATTGTGCTCAAGCTAGAGCAATTGAAAATCAAATTTATACAGTAATTTCTGGAACAGTCGGTAATTTATCAGAAGTAGAAAATATGGACATCCAATATGCTCAATCAGGAATTTATACCCCTTCTGATTTCACATTCCCAAGAGACGGTATTGAAGGAGAATGTGCAACGAATATCGAGACTGTCATTATTGGTGATGTTGATTTAGAACTTTTACGGAGACATCGAAAATCTGGGAATGTAACTCATTTAAAAGATCGTCGCAAAGATTTGTATCAGATTAACTATAAGCAATAA
- a CDS encoding sugar ABC transporter substrate-binding protein: MKGLSKIFILFFAVVLTMAACSSKEEKVTGDQEVDKTDTKVELTAWAWNVNVGALNEAAEKFKAEYPNVELKVEDMGRLDVYDKLSTGLAAGGIGLPDILLVEDDRVQGYLQAFPNGFVNLSDKGFDENANLFPNFKKEMVSKDGDFYGFPFDAGPGGMFYRTDIFEAAGVSSDDIETWEDFLVAGKQIKEATGAYAMPLDMYKDDPTYRMMLNQLGVYYFDEEGNIDLTNPKAVQAMQTLKDFADADLIKDIDGWNGIVSSTIDGSVAAIPFGAWYYGTITDQAKNSEGNWGVFLLPAFEKGGNRASNLGGSNWLIPAASKNIDEAYAFLNFFSTSDEVQLMAMEEFGLFPSLASVYESELFIGEVDFFGGQPIWKVFANQMEDVPTAYYTNDYAIGLDEAIKAQADVFNGKDVNQALEEAANRLASRTKRELNNY; encoded by the coding sequence ATGAAAGGTTTATCGAAAATATTTATTTTATTTTTTGCAGTTGTACTAACAATGGCGGCGTGTTCTTCTAAAGAAGAGAAAGTAACTGGAGATCAAGAGGTTGACAAAACAGATACAAAAGTTGAGTTAACTGCTTGGGCATGGAATGTTAATGTGGGTGCTTTAAATGAAGCGGCCGAGAAGTTTAAAGCTGAGTATCCAAATGTAGAATTGAAAGTAGAAGATATGGGACGTTTAGATGTTTATGACAAACTGTCGACGGGATTAGCAGCTGGGGGAATCGGTTTACCTGATATCCTTTTAGTAGAAGATGATCGTGTTCAAGGTTATTTGCAGGCATTTCCTAATGGCTTCGTTAATCTGTCAGATAAAGGCTTTGACGAAAATGCAAATTTATTTCCAAATTTTAAAAAGGAAATGGTTTCTAAAGATGGAGATTTTTACGGGTTTCCGTTTGATGCAGGTCCAGGTGGAATGTTCTATCGAACAGATATCTTTGAAGCGGCAGGTGTGAGTTCAGATGATATCGAAACTTGGGAAGATTTTTTAGTGGCTGGTAAGCAAATTAAAGAGGCGACTGGTGCTTATGCAATGCCACTTGATATGTACAAAGATGACCCTACTTATCGGATGATGTTAAACCAATTAGGCGTTTATTACTTTGATGAGGAAGGTAACATTGATCTTACTAACCCAAAAGCAGTTCAAGCAATGCAAACGTTAAAAGATTTTGCTGATGCAGACTTAATTAAAGACATTGATGGTTGGAACGGGATCGTTTCATCGACAATCGATGGTTCTGTTGCAGCCATTCCTTTTGGTGCATGGTATTACGGAACGATTACTGACCAAGCAAAGAATAGTGAAGGTAACTGGGGAGTATTTTTACTACCTGCATTTGAAAAAGGTGGAAATCGTGCATCTAACTTAGGTGGGTCAAATTGGTTGATCCCAGCTGCAAGTAAAAATATTGATGAGGCCTATGCTTTCTTAAACTTCTTCTCAACTTCAGATGAAGTTCAGTTAATGGCAATGGAAGAATTCGGTTTATTCCCATCTTTAGCATCTGTATATGAGTCAGAATTATTTATTGGTGAAGTCGACTTCTTCGGAGGGCAACCAATATGGAAAGTATTTGCTAATCAAATGGAAGATGTACCAACAGCGTACTATACAAACGACTATGCAATCGGCTTAGATGAAGCCATTAAGGCGCAAGCTGATGTGTTTAATGGTAAGGACGTAAATCAAGCTTTGGAAGAAGCAGCGAATCGCTTAGCTAGTCGAACGAAACGCGAATTAAATAACTACTAA
- a CDS encoding sugar ABC transporter permease: MKTKKYIPYMFIAPAVLLFSVFMLYPIIYSLVLSFQTSVGGEMAYNGIDNYKRLFSDQIFIKALKNTFILLIIQVPIMISLALILATCLNSALLKFKGLFRVAFFLPAVTSLVAYSIIFSMILMNDGVINQIVTALGFDRIPWLSHPVWAKGALIMAMTWRWVGYNMVIYLAAMQNISDDIYEAASIDGAGKVRQFLSITIPQLKPVILFTMILSTIGTLQLFDEPFVLTRGGPSDETLTLGMYLYQTGFRYFDFGYASTLAYVIVVLIAIISYIQFKVTGDEK, from the coding sequence ATGAAAACGAAAAAATATATTCCATACATGTTTATTGCTCCAGCCGTTCTATTATTTTCGGTATTTATGCTATATCCGATTATTTATTCTTTAGTCTTAAGCTTTCAAACGAGTGTTGGTGGAGAAATGGCTTATAACGGAATCGATAACTATAAGCGGTTGTTTTCAGATCAAATTTTTATAAAGGCATTAAAAAATACATTTATTCTTTTAATTATTCAAGTTCCAATTATGATATCGCTAGCATTAATTTTAGCAACTTGCTTAAACTCAGCTTTATTAAAATTCAAAGGATTATTTCGAGTCGCTTTCTTTTTACCAGCGGTAACGTCGTTAGTTGCTTATTCAATTATTTTTTCTATGATTTTAATGAATGATGGTGTAATTAATCAAATAGTTACTGCGTTGGGTTTTGATCGTATTCCGTGGTTGTCGCACCCGGTTTGGGCAAAGGGAGCATTGATTATGGCAATGACATGGCGTTGGGTTGGTTATAACATGGTGATATATTTAGCCGCAATGCAAAATATTTCTGATGATATTTATGAAGCAGCAAGTATTGATGGTGCTGGAAAAGTGAGGCAGTTTTTATCAATTACTATACCGCAGCTAAAGCCAGTTATCCTATTTACAATGATTTTATCAACGATTGGAACATTGCAATTATTTGATGAGCCATTTGTTTTAACAAGAGGTGGTCCAAGTGATGAAACACTTACATTAGGAATGTACCTTTATCAAACGGGATTTAGATATTTTGATTTTGGTTATGCATCTACACTAGCCTATGTAATTGTAGTTTTAATCGCAATCATTTCATATATTCAGTTTAAAGTGACGGGTGATGAAAAATGA
- a CDS encoding carbohydrate ABC transporter permease, with product MIKKIGLQKLTLYFVLFIGAVISLFPFYWAFVGATNESGSLFSKPPSLIPGTMLVENVVNLNESIGIGRVMFNSLFVSGVYTFVSLFVCTLAAYAFAKFEFKARNLIFGVFLLSMMVPYHVTIVPLFKMMAALDWLNSYKALILPNLAYPFAIFLMRQNMVAFPNALIEAGRIDGAGEWRIFFKIVLPSMKPALAATAIFIFMFQWNSFLWPLIAVSSTDMYTLPVALSSLFGLSRIDYGQVMAGVTIATIPIIIFFLLLQRHFISGMLGSAVKE from the coding sequence ATGATCAAAAAAATCGGTTTACAAAAGCTAACATTATACTTTGTCTTATTTATTGGAGCGGTCATTTCATTATTTCCATTCTATTGGGCATTTGTCGGTGCGACAAATGAAAGCGGTAGTTTGTTCTCGAAACCTCCTTCGTTAATCCCGGGAACCATGCTTGTGGAAAATGTTGTTAATTTAAACGAATCAATTGGTATTGGAAGGGTAATGTTTAACTCATTATTTGTATCAGGAGTTTATACATTTGTAAGCTTATTTGTATGTACTTTGGCGGCGTACGCTTTTGCGAAATTTGAATTTAAGGCTCGTAATCTTATTTTTGGAGTTTTCCTCCTCTCAATGATGGTTCCCTATCACGTAACAATCGTGCCCCTCTTTAAAATGATGGCAGCACTAGATTGGTTGAACTCATATAAGGCATTGATTTTACCGAATCTAGCTTATCCATTTGCGATTTTTTTAATGAGACAAAACATGGTAGCATTTCCAAATGCATTGATAGAGGCAGGGAGAATTGATGGTGCGGGAGAGTGGAGAATTTTCTTTAAAATTGTTTTACCATCAATGAAGCCAGCCTTAGCTGCAACAGCGATTTTCATATTTATGTTTCAGTGGAATAGTTTCTTGTGGCCACTAATAGCGGTTTCGTCAACTGACATGTATACATTACCGGTTGCCTTATCAAGTTTATTTGGATTATCAAGAATTGACTACGGTCAAGTAATGGCAGGAGTAACGATCGCTACGATCCCAATTATTATTTTTTTCTTATTGTTACAAAGGCACTTTATTTCTGGAATGTTAGGAAGTGCAGTTAAAGAATAA
- a CDS encoding alpha-galactosidase: MSIFINEESKEFHLQTRETSYIFTLLKNKQLGQLYYGKKVKHRNSFSHLLQLPNEPLGNATFLDKGDNFFSLEAIKQEYPSYGTTDFREPAFHLLQENGSRVSNFKFHSYFISQGKPKLKDLPATYVEKNQEADTLTIVLKDTQLNVTLYLAYTVFHDENVITRNAKLVNNGDETIKIERFLSAVIDLPDANYDLLHLDGAWIRERHVTERALSRGVQYIDSKRGTSSSQHNPFIALKRKSTTEHSGEVYGFSLVYSGNFLAGVEVDHYDTSRVFMGINPFDFSWNLEPKETFQAPEIIMVYSAKGLNGMSQTFHQLFAKRLVRGKWRDQPRPILINNWEATYFDFNEEKLLQIATASKELGIELFVLDDGWFQGRNDDTTALGDWIVDKTKIPSGLANLSKKINETGIQFGLWVEPEMVSEKSQLFEKHPDWVLRVADRPHSHGRNQYILDLTRKDVRRYLTRCLKKLFSSAEISYVKWDMNRNMTEIGSMKLPANRQGEVAHRYVLGLYEILEDLTSSFPEILFESCASGGNRFDPGMLYYMPQTWASDNTDAIERLKIQYGTSIIYPLATIGAHVSSSPNHQTGRNVPIETKFNVSMFGAFGYELDPTKLTNEEKIIIKKQVSFIKRNREDIFNGTFYRLLSPFTGNDTAWIVVAKNKQRAIFAFIRTLAKPNPGFERVLLKGLDPDFEYTVKGLNHKCYGDELMHIGLLLPPFYNGTIKLENSNFVGDFQSIVFELETNV, translated from the coding sequence ATGTCTATTTTTATTAATGAAGAGTCAAAAGAATTTCACCTACAAACAAGGGAAACTAGCTACATCTTTACTTTGTTGAAAAATAAACAGTTAGGCCAACTCTACTATGGAAAAAAGGTGAAACATCGCAACAGTTTTTCTCATTTGCTGCAACTGCCAAACGAGCCATTAGGTAATGCGACATTCTTGGATAAGGGTGATAATTTTTTTTCTCTAGAAGCGATTAAGCAAGAATACCCTTCATATGGAACGACGGATTTTAGAGAACCTGCTTTTCATTTACTCCAGGAAAATGGAAGTAGAGTGAGTAACTTTAAATTTCATTCATACTTTATCAGTCAGGGGAAACCGAAACTAAAAGACTTACCAGCCACATATGTTGAAAAAAATCAAGAAGCAGATACATTAACAATTGTTTTAAAAGACACGCAACTAAACGTAACACTTTATTTAGCGTATACCGTATTTCATGATGAAAACGTCATTACAAGAAATGCTAAGCTCGTTAATAATGGCGATGAAACGATTAAAATTGAAAGATTTCTAAGTGCTGTTATCGATCTTCCGGACGCTAACTACGATTTATTACATTTAGACGGTGCGTGGATCCGTGAAAGGCATGTTACAGAGCGAGCTCTTTCTAGAGGAGTTCAATATATTGATAGTAAACGAGGAACAAGTAGCTCACAACATAATCCTTTTATAGCTTTAAAAAGGAAAAGTACTACTGAGCACAGCGGTGAAGTATATGGTTTTAGCCTTGTTTATAGTGGCAACTTTCTAGCCGGAGTTGAGGTTGATCATTATGACACTTCAAGAGTTTTTATGGGTATTAATCCTTTTGATTTTAGCTGGAACTTAGAACCAAAAGAAACTTTTCAAGCTCCAGAAATAATTATGGTTTATTCAGCAAAAGGTTTAAATGGAATGAGTCAGACGTTTCATCAACTATTTGCAAAAAGACTTGTTCGTGGTAAGTGGCGTGATCAACCGAGGCCGATCCTAATTAACAATTGGGAAGCAACTTATTTTGATTTTAATGAAGAGAAATTACTTCAAATAGCAACTGCATCTAAAGAGCTTGGAATTGAATTATTTGTTTTAGATGATGGGTGGTTTCAAGGGAGAAATGACGATACAACTGCCCTTGGTGACTGGATTGTAGATAAAACAAAAATTCCTAGTGGTTTAGCTAATCTTAGTAAAAAAATTAACGAAACTGGGATTCAATTTGGCTTGTGGGTTGAACCCGAAATGGTTTCGGAAAAAAGCCAGTTATTCGAGAAACATCCTGATTGGGTATTGAGAGTAGCAGATCGGCCTCATTCACATGGGAGAAACCAATATATCCTGGATTTAACGAGAAAAGATGTCCGTCGTTATCTTACTAGATGCTTAAAGAAACTTTTTAGTAGTGCTGAAATTTCCTATGTGAAGTGGGATATGAATAGAAATATGACAGAAATAGGTTCAATGAAACTACCTGCAAATAGGCAAGGTGAAGTAGCGCATCGATATGTATTGGGTTTGTATGAAATTCTAGAAGATTTAACGAGTAGTTTTCCGGAAATACTTTTTGAGTCGTGTGCTAGTGGTGGGAATCGATTTGATCCAGGTATGCTCTACTATATGCCACAAACATGGGCAAGTGATAACACAGATGCTATCGAGCGATTGAAAATCCAATATGGTACATCGATTATTTATCCATTAGCAACAATTGGCGCACATGTTTCAAGTAGTCCAAATCATCAAACAGGAAGAAATGTTCCAATTGAAACTAAGTTTAATGTTTCCATGTTTGGTGCATTTGGTTATGAGCTAGATCCAACAAAACTTACAAATGAAGAAAAAATAATAATTAAAAAGCAAGTTTCATTTATAAAACGCAATCGTGAGGATATTTTTAATGGAACATTTTATCGGCTGCTGAGTCCGTTTACTGGGAATGATACAGCTTGGATTGTTGTAGCAAAAAACAAGCAAAGAGCGATTTTTGCTTTTATTCGAACATTAGCAAAACCTAATCCTGGTTTTGAACGCGTTTTGTTAAAAGGTCTTGATCCTGATTTTGAATATACAGTCAAAGGGCTTAATCATAAATGTTACGGTGACGAATTGATGCATATCGGTTTGTTATTACCACCATTTTATAATGGGACAATCAAACTAGAAAACTCAAACTTTGTTGGTGATTTTCAATCCATTGTTTTTGAGTTAGAAACAAACGTATAG
- a CDS encoding galactokinase translates to MNHLQSLFTEIFNKSEKELRRFFAPGRVNLIGEHIDYNGGYVLPCALDIGTYAVVSERVDNQINVYSNNFPEKGVVSFTLDELSFKAEHDWANYPKGVMKDFFDKGVMTSGLDIFFEGNIPNGAGLSSSASIELVTAVLLNEVFQANEEMIDLVKLSQKVENEFIGVKCGIMDQFAVGMGKDQHAILLHCDTLDYKYLQLDLKDSSIVIANTNKKRGLADSAYNERRTTCEIALAKIKEKVSSAIVTLANLTVEEFEQSKAFLTETEQKRVLHVVSENIRTKQAALSLQNGNLNEFGLLMKQSHESLRDLYEVTGIELDTLVEAAWKHKGTIGARMTGAGFGGCTVNIVKNAEIRDFIEKVGNEYNEKIGYMPSFYTATIGEGAKELTESEVI, encoded by the coding sequence ATGAATCATTTACAATCACTGTTTACAGAAATTTTTAATAAAAGTGAAAAAGAGTTACGACGATTTTTTGCGCCGGGAAGGGTCAACTTAATTGGTGAACATATTGATTACAATGGAGGTTATGTGCTTCCGTGTGCTTTGGATATTGGAACATATGCTGTTGTATCTGAAAGAGTCGATAACCAAATTAATGTTTATTCAAATAACTTTCCTGAAAAAGGAGTTGTGTCGTTTACTTTAGATGAACTTTCTTTTAAAGCGGAGCATGATTGGGCAAATTATCCTAAAGGTGTTATGAAAGACTTTTTTGATAAAGGTGTTATGACATCAGGTCTTGATATATTTTTTGAAGGTAATATTCCTAACGGTGCTGGACTTTCATCTTCAGCATCGATTGAACTTGTCACGGCAGTATTATTAAATGAAGTTTTTCAAGCAAATGAAGAGATGATTGACCTTGTGAAACTTAGTCAAAAAGTTGAAAATGAATTTATCGGTGTAAAGTGTGGAATCATGGATCAGTTTGCTGTTGGAATGGGAAAAGACCAACATGCAATTTTGTTACACTGTGACACTCTTGATTATAAATATTTACAATTAGATTTAAAAGATAGTTCAATTGTTATTGCAAATACAAACAAAAAAAGAGGTCTTGCTGACTCAGCGTATAACGAAAGGCGCACAACTTGTGAAATAGCTTTAGCAAAGATTAAAGAAAAAGTGTCGAGTGCTATCGTTACATTGGCCAATTTAACAGTAGAAGAGTTTGAACAAAGTAAAGCTTTTTTAACAGAAACAGAGCAAAAGCGAGTATTGCATGTAGTCAGTGAAAATATTCGCACAAAACAAGCTGCTTTGTCATTACAGAATGGTAATTTAAATGAATTTGGATTATTAATGAAACAATCACATGAGTCGTTACGGGATTTGTATGAAGTTACAGGAATAGAGCTAGACACGTTAGTTGAAGCTGCTTGGAAGCATAAAGGTACAATTGGAGCGCGAATGACAGGAGCTGGCTTTGGTGGTTGCACAGTAAACATAGTTAAAAATGCTGAAATTAGAGATTTTATAGAAAAAGTAGGCAATGAGTATAACGAAAAAATTGGTTATATGCCAAGTTTTTATACTGCAACTATTGGAGAAGGAGCAAAAGAGTTGACGGAGAGCGAGGTTATTTAA